A window of Bacillus sp. DX3.1 genomic DNA:
CTTCATTCATTATCATGTCCCGTTTTGTAAAAGATATGCAAAGAAATTATTTTTTTTGAAGAAATTCGATACGATATAAATCCATTTTGATTTTTCGACATATAAAAGGTGACCTGCGCTCGTTTTCTCTCTTTGTTTTCACTTGGCACGGGGCAGGGACCGCTTCTATGCATGGCTGGATGCTCTCTCCCACCTAAAAAGAAGGGTTTTATCCCGCTATTTGCGGACAGTAATACCCCCACCTCAAATTTCTGCAGAAAGCAAAGAAGTTAGGTGGGGGATAAACTGCCCATAAAAGCCCGATTGGTGAGGGCTAATAATCAGTGGGGCATGAAGAAAACCCCCACTGATTAAAGTTTCACTTTATATCGGTTTGTTAATTTGTATTTATATATGTAGTGTCTTTCATTTTTTGGTAAGATGAGTATACATAAAAATTAACAAAAGGTACGCTTGATTAAAGGCGGAAGAATATGAGGAAGAAAGTGGTGTCATATGGAACAGTTATTACGAGTGGAAAATGTCACAGGAGGATATACGAAGCGGCCTGTATTGCAAAATGTTTCATTCTCTGTCAATAAAGGAGAACTTGTCGGCTTAATTGGTTTAAATGGTGCCGGTAAAAGTACAACCATTAAACATATTATTGGTTTAATGGAACCGAGAAAAGGAACAGTAACCATTAATGGAAAAACAATTCGAGAGGATATGACAGCGTATCGCTCTAGCTTTTCATTTATCCCTGAAACACCCGTGTTATATGATGAGTTAACATTAGAAGAGCATTTAAAGTTAACAGCGATGGCATACGGCGTGGGTGAGAAGCAATATGAGGAACGTGTACAGCAGTTGTTAAAGGAATTCCGAATGACGAATCGCTTAAAATGGTTCCCAGCGCATTTTTCAAAAGGAATGAAGCAAAAAGTGATGATCATGAGCGCATTTCTTGTTGAACCATCCCTATATATTGTAGACGAGCCGTTCGTTGGGCTTGATCCGTTAGCGATTCAATCGCTCCTGCAAATGATGAATCAAATGAAAAAGAGCGGTGCGGGTATTTTGATGAGTACACATATTTTAGCAACAGCGGAGCGTTACTGCGATTCCTTTATTATTTTACATCAAGGTGAAATTCGAGCACAGGGAACATTAGCAGCACTGCAGGAACAATTTAACCTGCCTGGAGCAGCGCTTGATGACATTTATATTGCGTTAACAAAGGAAGAAGATTATGAATAGTAAGGTGTTATGGAAAGAAAGATTTAGACATTTTTTAAAAGAAATTCGTACATATAGTAAATACGTATTTAATGATCATTTGAAATTTATTTTTGTGTTTATCATTGGTGCGGGTGCATTTTATTATCAGCAATGGTTACAGACCCTGACACCTTCATTTCCCACGGCATTCGTAATTGCTGTGTTGTTTGGATTCGTATTAACAGCAGGATCGATTCAAACATTATTAAAAGAAGCGGATCTCGTGTATTTGCTTCCTGTTGAAGAAAAGTTAAAACCATATTTTACAAAAGCATTTCTATTTACGTTTATCATTCAGCTATATGCTGTAGCGATGGTGGCGGCAGCACTTGCTCCGCTCTATTTCCAACAAATGAAGCAAACAGGAGCAACTTATATATGGATTGTGCTCGCTGTTGTTTTCGTGAAGGGCTGGAATTTATTTATAACGTGGGAAAAGTCATCTATGACAGATGGACGATTTCACCGCGTTGATTGGTTTATCCGGTTTGTACTAAATGCATTTTTTGTCTATTTTCTTGTAGAACGAGCTTCTGTAATTTATGTAGGAGTAATCGTCTTTGTGATGGCGATCTATCTTGTGTTTATACATCAAAACGGAAAAGGAAAACCGTTAAACTGGGAATACTTAATTGCAGAAGAAGGAAAAAAAATGATGTTCCTATATCGCATTGCAAACATGTTTGTCGATGTGCCGGCATTAAAAGAACGAGTATCACGCCGAAAATGGCTTGATTTTATTCTTAAAATAATTGGTGAAAAGCGTACATATTTATATTTGTATACACGCACATTTTTACGGTCTGGAAACTATTTCGGGTTATATATCCGCTTGCTTGCCATTGGCGGTGTCATTCTTTACTTTATTCCATTTTTATATGGACGTTTTATTGTAAGTCTTGTGTTTTTATACTTAATTGGCTATCAGCTGTTAA
This region includes:
- a CDS encoding ABC transporter ATP-binding protein; translation: MEQLLRVENVTGGYTKRPVLQNVSFSVNKGELVGLIGLNGAGKSTTIKHIIGLMEPRKGTVTINGKTIREDMTAYRSSFSFIPETPVLYDELTLEEHLKLTAMAYGVGEKQYEERVQQLLKEFRMTNRLKWFPAHFSKGMKQKVMIMSAFLVEPSLYIVDEPFVGLDPLAIQSLLQMMNQMKKSGAGILMSTHILATAERYCDSFIILHQGEIRAQGTLAALQEQFNLPGAALDDIYIALTKEEDYE
- a CDS encoding ABC transporter permease, whose translation is MNSKVLWKERFRHFLKEIRTYSKYVFNDHLKFIFVFIIGAGAFYYQQWLQTLTPSFPTAFVIAVLFGFVLTAGSIQTLLKEADLVYLLPVEEKLKPYFTKAFLFTFIIQLYAVAMVAAALAPLYFQQMKQTGATYIWIVLAVVFVKGWNLFITWEKSSMTDGRFHRVDWFIRFVLNAFFVYFLVERASVIYVGVIVFVMAIYLVFIHQNGKGKPLNWEYLIAEEGKKMMFLYRIANMFVDVPALKERVSRRKWLDFILKIIGEKRTYLYLYTRTFLRSGNYFGLYIRLLAIGGVILYFIPFLYGRFIVSLVFLYLIGYQLLSLWKHHRLKLWLDLYPVSSEEKKKDFLSLLNALLCIGGVIFTIVFAVATKDLIMTCILFAGSILFSIGFVYQYGAKRIDRLN